The following coding sequences are from one Onychostoma macrolepis isolate SWU-2019 chromosome 24, ASM1243209v1, whole genome shotgun sequence window:
- the LOC131533498 gene encoding suppressor of cytokine signaling 6 yields the protein MKKISLKTIRKSLNIKGKEDGDFVMLQQPSLAAEFTKDDSLFGGCYTKGLVGCDLNGEDEKGHKNRSKSESLMGTLKRRLSTKQKAKVKGGPTTVGSGDDDDTFSSSSVPISFNEVKAQRPLRSSSLRSHHYSPSPWPFRPVVSEEACIKMEVKVKAMVHSPNPSPSLNGIRKEFHDIQLEGLFQDQSESLKDMDTQSGNLHLNIEDHVPIGLTPQDYIQYTMPLDEGMYPDSSQSFCLDGPSPMEVVDQVESSSLHVDQGPDDHDLMPSDILMEQAVNGHLPGTPAMVLSNSRADTPLFSPSLSPLSNNDIPRTLSGFSGADSHVVERVRHHLNFDPSSAPGVSRVYDSFQSSGPMVVTSLTEELKKLAKQGWYWGPITRWEAEEKLINLPDGSFLVRDSSDDRYLLSLSFRSQGKTLHTRIEHSNGRFSFYEQPDVEGHTSIVDLIEHSIKDSENGAFCYSRSRLPGSATYPVRLTNPVSRFMQVRSLQYLCRFVIRQYTRIDLIQKLPLPNKMKDYLQEKHY from the coding sequence ATGAAGAAGATCAGTCTGAAGACGATCAGAAAGTCACTTAACATAAAGGGCAAAGAAGATGGGGATTTTGTCATGCTCCAGCAGCCATCTTTAGCGGCCGAGTTCACCAAGGATGACTCTCTCTTTGGAGGCTGTTACACCAAAGGGCTGGTAGGTTGCGATCTTAATGGGGAGGATGAGAAGGGTCATAAGAACCGATCGAAGAGCGAAAGTCTTATGGGCACTCTAAAGAGGAGACTGTCTACCAAACAGAAAGCGAAAGTCAAAGGAGGCCCCACCACGGTGGGCTCTGGAGATGATGACGACACCTTCTCTTCCTCGTCGGTCCCGATAAGCTTTAATGAAGTCAAAGCCCAGCGGCCCTTAAGATCCTCGTCCCTCCGAAGCCATCATTACAGCCCTTCTCCATGGCCTTTCCGGCCAGTCGTCTCTGAAGAGGCTTGTATCAAGATGGAGGTGAAAGTCAAAGCTATGGTCCACTCCCCCAATCCCAGTCCCTCCCTCAATGGCATCAGAAAGGAGTTCCATGACATCCAATTAGAAGGTCTGTTCCAGGATCAGAGCGAGTCTCTGAAGGACATGGATACTCAGAGTGGCAACTTGCATTTGAACATTGAGGATCATGTGCCTATTGGACTCACACCTCAGGACTACATCCAGTACACAATGCCTTTAGATGAGGGAATGTACCCAGATTCATCCCAATCCTTCTGCTTGGATGGTCCCTCGCCAATGGAAGTGGTCGATCAGGTTGAATCTAGCTCGTTGCACGTGGATCAGGGCCCAGATGACCACGATCTCATGCCATCGGACATTCTCATGGAGCAGGCAGTGAACGGACACCTTCCTGGTACTCCAGCGATGGTCCTTTCCAACTCCAGAGCCGACACACCATTATTTTCTCCCTCCCTGTCACCTCTTTCCAACAATGATATTCCAAGGACCCTCTCCGGGTTCAGTGGTGCAGACTCTCATGTTGTCGAGAGAGTGAGGCACCACCTGAACTTTGACCCCAGTTCCGCTCCCGGTGTTAGCAGGGTGTACGATTCTTTCCAAAGCAGCGGACCCATGGTTGTAACAAGCCTTACAGAGGAACTTAAAAAACTGGCCAAGCAGGGTTGGTACTGGGGACCTATAACTCGATGGGAGGCTGAGGAGAAGCTCATCAACCTTCCAGACGGCTCTTTTTTGGTGAGGGACAGTTCAGACGATCGCTATCTCCTCAGCCTAAGCTTTCGGTCACAGGGAAAGACGCTTCACACCAGGATCGAACATTCGAACGGTAGATTCAGCTTTTACGAGCAGCCAGACGTAGAAGGTCACACTTCCATCGTAGATCTCATCGAGCACTCTATAAAAGACTCTGAAAATGGCGCATTCTGTTACTCCAGATCCCGTCTACCGGGGTCCGCCACGTACCCCGTTCGCTTGACCAATCCCGTTTCGCGGTTCATGCAAGTCCGTTCCCTGCAATATCTTTGCCGCTTTGTTATCCGACAGTACACGCGGATAGATTTGATTCAGAAACTGCCTTTaccaaacaaaatgaaagattatttgCAGGAGAAGCACTACTGA